A portion of the Punica granatum isolate Tunisia-2019 chromosome 7, ASM765513v2, whole genome shotgun sequence genome contains these proteins:
- the LOC116213849 gene encoding xanthotoxin 5-hydroxylase CYP82C4-like yields the protein MDSSLYFTVIFLIVSLTLYYILGRRRPKSGGKNKKLAPEPNGGLPIIGHLNLLGGDEVLHRKLGRMADKYGPAFTLRLGHRPIVVLSRWEEAKECFTTNDRYLASRPLLTAPKLLGYNYAMLGFAPYGDYWREVRKIATSHLLKPHRVDFFKDVWESEIREGVRVLYKQCTSDHARKVPANLSEWSADIMTNVMVRVVAGKRYFAFSGEFPETQVRQFQKAFRRLIELAGAVVLSDAVPFLGWMDNFQGQARGMKQVNKELDVVIEQWLDEHRQDRKRRVKSEDEEDLFDKMLSLQEKGQLMSDPYTPDTCIKATCLEIMIDGFETTATMLTWAIACLMNHPEALKKAREELDTVVGRDRLVDDSDIPKLPYLQAVVKETARRYPSGPLLSPREATEDCTVAGYYISKGTQIMVNAWKVQHDPRVYKEPFEFRPERFLTDNAHVDLRGQNYELLPFSSGRRSCPGMWLGTRLVQLSLARLIHGFEFVNPTNKPIDMTEVPSLSLAKATPVEIILIPRLDAAVYAV from the exons ATGGATTCTAGTCTCTACTTCACTGTGATTTTTCTGATTGTGTCCCTCACTCTCTACTATATTTTGGGTAGAAGGAGGCCTAAGAGTGGTGGGAAGAACAAGAAATTAGCTCCCGAACCCAATGGCGGATTACCGATCATCGGCCATCTCAACCTACTTGGGGGAGATGAGGTCCTTCATCGAAAACTTGGGAGAATGGCCGATAAGTACGGGCCGGCTTTTACACTCCGTCTGGGGCATCGCCCTATTGTTGTGTTAAGCCGGTGGGAAGAAGCCAAGGAGTGTTTCACGACCAACGACAGATATCTCGCCTCGCGCCCCTTGTTGACAGCCCCCAAGCTTTTGGGCTACAACTATGCCATGTTGGGCTTCGCACCCTACGGCGACTACTGGCGCGAGGTGCGGAAGATTGCAACCTCGCATCTCCTAAAACCCCACAGGGTTGATTTTTTCAAAGATGTGTGGGAGTCGGAGATCCGCGAAGGAGTAAGGGTACTGTACAAGCAGTGCACAAGCGACCATGCTCGAAAAGTGCCCGCCAACCTATCAGAGTGGTCGGCTGATATAATGACGAACGTGATGGTTAGGGTGGTAGCTGGGAAGCGTTACTTCGCCTTCTCTGGCGAATTCCCGGAGACCCAAGTGAGGCAGTTCCAAAAGGCCTTCAGGCGGCTTATTGAATTGGCCGGTGCCGTCGTGCTCTCGGATGCAGTTCCCTTTCTCGGGTGGATGGATAATTTCCAAGGGCAGGCGAGGGGGATGAAGCAGGTAAACAAGGAGCTGGATGTTGTCATTGAGCAGTGGCTCGATGAGCATCGCCAGGACCGCAAGAGAAGGGTGAAAAGCGAGGACGAGGAGGATCTATTCGATAAGATGCTTTCCCTCCAGGAGAAAGGGCAGCTCATGAGTGACCCATACACTCCAGATACCTGCATTAAGGCGACATGCCTG GAAATTATGATAGATGGTTTCGAAACAACAGCGACCATGTTGACTTGGGCCATAGCATGCCTCATGAACCATCCTGAAGCCCTCAAGAAGGCCAGGGAAGAGCTGGACACCGTCGTGGGTCGTGACCGTTTGGTTGATGATTCTGATATCCCTAAGCTTCCATATCTACAGGCAGTAGTGAAAGAAACAGCCCGCCGGTACCCGTCTGGTCCACTCTTGAGCCCACGGGAGGCCACTGAGGATTGCACCGTGGCTGGATACTACATCTCGAAAGGCACTCAAATTATGGTGAATGCATGGAAGGTTCAACACGACCCCAGGGTCTACAAAGAGCCATTTGAATTCCGTCCTGAGAGATTCCTCACCGATAATGCCCATGTGGATCTAAGAGGCCAGAACTACGAGCTCCTCCCTTTCAGTTCAGGGAGGAGGTCGTGCCCAGGCATGTGGCTGGGTACTAGACTCGTTCAACTGTCTCTGGCCCGTCTCATTCATGGTTTCGAGTTCGTGAATCCAACCAATAAACCGATTGACATGACTGAGGTTCCGAGCTTGAGCCTCGCCAAAGCCACTCCAGTGGAGATTATATTGATTCCTCGTTTGGACGCTGCTGTGTATGCTGTCTAA